A section of the Leptotrichia buccalis C-1013-b genome encodes:
- a CDS encoding CRISPR-associated endonuclease Cas6 — MKYSILKFKRNEKHTMRDLEKLRGFLADKYKENVLFHNHLSDGYNYSYPKLQYKLITNMLSVMGIGEDVTEINKKLFEEIDYLNIDGNLIFDIQKEIEIFDDEIEFMGDKMYEYRFVTPYLPLNDKNFSKYLRREYTLEQAITNNILEVLKGLGIWLEKENKIYVSADLQITSRDLKNVNMIAFIGNFYTNIKFPDYFSLGKRKNLGYGTFVKVEK; from the coding sequence GTGAAATACTCAATATTAAAATTCAAAAGAAACGAAAAGCATACAATGAGAGACCTAGAAAAATTAAGAGGTTTTTTGGCAGATAAATATAAAGAAAATGTGTTATTCCATAATCATTTATCAGACGGATATAATTATTCGTATCCTAAGTTGCAGTATAAATTGATTACTAATATGCTTTCTGTGATGGGAATTGGTGAAGATGTTACTGAGATAAATAAGAAACTTTTTGAAGAAATTGATTATTTGAATATTGATGGGAATTTGATTTTTGATATTCAGAAAGAAATTGAAATTTTTGATGATGAAATAGAGTTTATGGGGGATAAAATGTATGAATATAGATTTGTGACGCCGTATTTACCATTAAATGACAAAAATTTTTCTAAATACTTGAGGAGAGAGTACACATTGGAACAAGCAATTACGAATAACATTTTAGAAGTATTAAAAGGTTTGGGAATTTGGCTTGAGAAAGAAAATAAAATTTATGTTTCGGCAGATTTGCAAATAACTTCAAGAGATTTGAAAAATGTAAATATGATAGCGTTTATCGGAAATTTTTATACAAACATAAAATTTCCAGATTATTTCTCACTTGGAAAAAGAAAAAATTTAGGTTATGGAACGTTTGTGAAAGTTGAGAAATAA
- a CDS encoding YaaA family protein, giving the protein MKIIISPSKTKKINNFPIKDSGSLTEKEPFYLEITKEIIEKIKTFSVEEIEKKFKLKNEKAQKLLEFYKNYENEKSGNALTSYTGVAYKAIKIETLDKNDFEYLESHLVILSALYGVLTPYTNVKEYRLDMTNSIFESKSLYEVWKSSVNEYFEKEDIILNLASKEYSKLINPDKLINFEFWEDSNGKLKQVSTNSKKMRGFTLNYIVKNKISDVKKLRNITLDGYVFDENMSDERKFVYVKK; this is encoded by the coding sequence ATGAAAATTATAATATCACCAAGCAAAACTAAAAAAATTAACAATTTTCCAATAAAAGATAGTGGCTCTTTGACTGAAAAAGAGCCTTTTTATCTAGAAATAACAAAGGAAATTATTGAAAAAATAAAAACCTTTTCTGTAGAGGAAATTGAGAAAAAGTTTAAATTAAAAAATGAAAAGGCACAAAAGTTATTGGAATTTTATAAAAATTATGAAAACGAGAAAAGTGGAAATGCTTTGACAAGCTATACTGGTGTTGCGTATAAGGCTATAAAGATTGAAACACTTGATAAAAATGATTTTGAATATTTGGAATCGCATCTGGTTATTTTGTCTGCTTTGTATGGGGTTTTGACGCCTTATACAAATGTGAAGGAATATCGGCTTGATATGACAAATTCAATTTTTGAAAGTAAGTCGCTTTATGAGGTTTGGAAATCAAGTGTAAATGAATATTTTGAAAAGGAAGACATTATTTTAAATCTTGCCTCAAAGGAATATTCTAAACTTATAAACCCTGATAAATTGATTAATTTTGAGTTTTGGGAAGATTCAAATGGGAAATTAAAGCAAGTGAGTACAAACTCGAAGAAAATGAGAGGCTTTACTCTAAATTATATTGTGAAAAATAAGATTAGTGATGTGAAAAAATTGAGAAATATTACTTTGGATGGATATGTTTTTGATGAGAATATGTCGGATGAGAGAAAATTTGTTTATGTGAAGAAATAA
- a CDS encoding ATP-binding protein — protein MFPIYMWVKGYKGLENFGITFDNNYKITFEDRIIINKAKTDNNIENFYSIDKTIGNIDSVNLLIGKNGSGKTSILQVLGFGDSKLGILEGDDLDEEDFLPYRNSTNSMILYKFTNDKNFILEIREKDGFRKLIFIKVGKDKKITIENKTEHYYDNIKKIGMIKFSLKKKIMNTDLRRLNFISEYRRKDSIHKLNMGFGNGSKKNIYNYLTNINRKNNDNFENAYLVLLIPNLYEKFKEYLENIEYSDIDLNIIDDTFKLYNINKSNSKDIIVNNYLNFLYLAKILRDFDKKSKKKIIEKRKDRVKNIGAVIKYDNKSFLTAFFKIFYFVIFLSKFP, from the coding sequence ATGTTTCCGATATATATGTGGGTAAAAGGATATAAAGGGCTAGAAAATTTTGGAATTACTTTTGATAATAATTATAAAATTACTTTTGAAGATAGAATAATAATTAATAAAGCAAAAACTGATAATAATATAGAAAATTTTTATTCTATTGATAAAACAATAGGAAATATAGATAGTGTTAATTTGTTGATTGGGAAAAATGGGAGTGGGAAGACAAGTATTTTACAAGTATTAGGCTTTGGAGATTCTAAATTAGGAATTTTAGAAGGAGATGATTTAGATGAAGAAGACTTCCTTCCCTATAGAAATAGTACGAATAGTATGATTCTCTATAAATTTACGAATGACAAAAATTTTATTCTTGAAATACGTGAAAAAGATGGGTTTAGAAAATTAATCTTTATAAAGGTAGGAAAAGATAAAAAAATAACAATAGAAAACAAAACAGAACATTATTATGATAACATAAAAAAAATAGGAATGATAAAGTTTTCATTAAAAAAGAAAATTATGAACACTGATTTAAGAAGATTGAATTTTATTAGTGAGTATCGAAGAAAAGATAGTATTCATAAATTAAATATGGGATTTGGAAATGGAAGTAAAAAAAATATATATAATTATTTAACCAATATAAATCGAAAAAATAATGATAATTTTGAAAATGCATATCTAGTACTACTAATTCCTAATTTATATGAAAAATTTAAAGAATATTTAGAAAATATAGAGTATTCAGATATAGATTTAAATATAATTGATGATACTTTTAAGTTATATAATATAAACAAAAGTAATTCAAAGGATATTATTGTAAATAATTATTTGAATTTTCTTTATTTAGCAAAAATATTGAGAGATTTTGATAAAAAATCAAAAAAAAAAATTATTGAAAAAAGAAAAGACAGAGTAAAAAATATAGGGGCAGTCATTAAATACGACAACAAATCTTTTTTGACTGCTTTTTTTAAAATATTTTACTTTGTGATATTTCTTTCAAAATTTCCCTAA
- a CDS encoding ISLre2 family transposase: MIRVSNFSSLVKIFFKNIFSFRLPFEQQFKLFVTKAFETLFRVYVKRVDDYFFHSNERKNKFKSKGFVKRTVITAFGDVTFERRKYVDKKTGIHYYIDEKIGLKRYRRLSEEMIFTILFEYQYTTASFLAKTYGVSRATVYNLVNSFQMPKLDIERFERDDDSPVYMEIDEDHMKCRRSKNTYMRMVVIHRGIEEICTDRNKLIDKHTIMFPTSVSLEEVSEYVLNYLEKRYNMDKKKLIVNSDGGIWIDSFVRELGIYKPIHIYDKFHLVKAIAEISKRDKEISKNLYRWLEKDNFAELENFYENFKEKENVSQRRKDQTKMLFNQYEKIRRIYTEEDYIGSRTEALVSHECSRFLSSRPKAFSKRKIKARALYHTFFANYGKDREKAYELYFSGKRTSSLEKVIEMEYLPEIVNETGKNTNMPYL, from the coding sequence ATGATTAGAGTATCAAATTTTTCCTCGCTTGTAAAGATTTTTTTTAAAAATATTTTTTCTTTCAGACTTCCGTTTGAGCAGCAGTTTAAGCTGTTTGTCACAAAAGCTTTTGAAACGCTGTTTAGAGTTTATGTCAAAAGAGTTGATGATTACTTCTTTCATTCCAACGAAAGAAAAAATAAGTTTAAAAGCAAAGGATTTGTTAAAAGAACTGTTATCACTGCCTTCGGGGATGTAACTTTTGAACGTCGAAAATATGTAGACAAGAAAACAGGCATTCACTATTACATTGATGAAAAAATTGGACTTAAGCGGTATAGGCGGCTTTCTGAGGAAATGATTTTTACTATACTTTTTGAATATCAGTATACTACAGCTTCATTTCTTGCAAAAACTTACGGTGTTTCAAGGGCTACCGTGTATAATCTTGTCAATTCTTTTCAAATGCCAAAACTTGATATTGAAAGATTTGAAAGGGATGACGATTCGCCAGTATATATGGAGATTGATGAAGACCATATGAAGTGCAGAAGAAGTAAAAATACATATATGAGGATGGTTGTAATACATCGTGGAATTGAGGAAATCTGCACAGACAGGAACAAACTCATTGACAAACACACAATAATGTTTCCTACATCCGTATCGCTTGAGGAAGTGTCGGAGTATGTACTTAACTATCTTGAAAAAAGATACAATATGGACAAAAAGAAACTAATTGTGAACTCTGATGGAGGAATATGGATAGACAGCTTTGTAAGAGAGCTTGGAATTTACAAGCCAATACACATTTATGACAAGTTCCATTTAGTAAAAGCCATAGCTGAAATTTCTAAAAGGGACAAGGAAATATCAAAAAATCTTTACAGGTGGCTTGAGAAAGATAACTTTGCAGAACTTGAAAACTTTTATGAAAATTTCAAGGAAAAGGAGAATGTAAGCCAGAGAAGAAAAGACCAGACGAAGATGCTGTTTAACCAGTATGAGAAGATAAGAAGAATATACACGGAGGAGGACTACATAGGCTCAAGGACGGAAGCCCTAGTATCCCACGAATGCTCAAGATTTCTATCAAGTAGACCAAAAGCATTTTCGAAAAGAAAGATAAAGGCAAGAGCGTTATACCACACTTTCTTTGCAAACTATGGAAAAGACAGGGAAAAGGCGTATGAATTGTACTTTAGCGGCAAAAGAACGAGTTCACTAGAAAAGGTAATAGAGATGGAATACTTGCCAGAAATTGTTAATGAAACAGGAAAAAACACAAATATGCCATATTTGTGA
- a CDS encoding CRISPR-associated protein Cas4 — translation MEVIKSQKISIFEVLDYIFCPRIIYYENVLKMFGEKKEDSNKKEEERVKGKNSINRKWIWDRLKLKKQSIEKMMNSQENILYWYNREFNKELSSEKYHFYGKLDDILLLEDKTIVPVYYYNAKYTAREENRYKYIVAMFLILIEEKYKIKSQKGYILFLNGLSLKKIECTNKNLEKVKESAAEALKIIETERYPIEIEGGTKCRDCYYKKICGR, via the coding sequence ATGGAAGTTATTAAATCTCAGAAAATATCAATATTTGAAGTTTTGGACTATATTTTTTGTCCTAGAATAATATATTATGAAAATGTGCTAAAAATGTTTGGAGAAAAAAAAGAAGATTCTAACAAGAAAGAAGAGGAAAGGGTGAAAGGAAAAAATAGTATAAATAGGAAATGGATATGGGATAGACTGAAATTAAAAAAACAAAGTATAGAAAAAATGATGAATTCACAAGAAAACATACTATACTGGTATAATAGAGAATTTAACAAAGAGTTGTCTTCAGAAAAATATCATTTTTATGGAAAATTAGACGACATACTTCTTTTAGAAGACAAAACAATAGTTCCAGTTTATTACTATAATGCTAAATATACAGCAAGAGAAGAAAATAGATACAAATATATAGTAGCCATGTTTTTAATATTAATTGAAGAAAAGTATAAAATTAAATCTCAAAAAGGGTATATTTTGTTTTTAAATGGTCTATCATTAAAGAAAATAGAATGTACAAATAAAAATTTGGAAAAAGTAAAAGAAAGTGCTGCGGAAGCATTAAAAATAATTGAAACTGAGCGATACCCAATAGAAATAGAAGGCGGTACAAAATGCCGAGATTGCTATTACAAAAAAATTTGTGGAAGATAG
- the cas2 gene encoding CRISPR-associated endonuclease Cas2 yields the protein MMTWLIYDITDDRNRREIIKIAQKHGLYRVQKSVFLGNMEKDEVDEIIVETKKAIDLREDSVYIFPVCEADYKKATLLGLSFEQDIVKDEKPVLFF from the coding sequence ATGATGACTTGGTTAATATACGATATAACAGATGATAGAAATAGAAGAGAAATTATTAAAATAGCACAAAAACATGGATTATATAGAGTTCAGAAGTCGGTATTTTTAGGAAATATGGAAAAAGATGAAGTTGATGAAATTATAGTGGAAACAAAAAAAGCAATTGATTTACGAGAAGATTCAGTATATATTTTCCCTGTTTGTGAAGCAGATTATAAAAAGGCAACATTACTGGGATTATCTTTTGAACAAGATATTGTTAAAGATGAAAAGCCAGTATTATTTTTTTAA
- the cas1 gene encoding CRISPR-associated endonuclease Cas1: MELYITDLGTVVKKRDDLFEITTSEKKVAVAPQKIKSLVLSKGIFLTTDVIKLAVDNNIDIVIVDDFGNPYGRFWQSKFGSTANIRRKQLEIFGTQKGIELAKQILIQKIKNCAEHLEDLKIKREAKKAFLDKQIKEMKRYIYQIKLVEGNVSEKRGTLMGYEGNAAKIYYQTLSELIPEGFKFEKRSMHPAEDEFNAMLNYAFGILYSKVEKACIIAGLDPYVGIIHTDNYGKKSLVFDLIESYRHLASRTVFSLFTQKRVQKYFFKREGNSVMLVGDGKKVLVESFYNRLEKKVRYNNRNISSLDKLQFECHELANFLISK; encoded by the coding sequence ATGGAACTATATATAACAGATTTGGGGACAGTGGTAAAAAAGAGAGATGATTTGTTTGAGATAACTACGAGTGAGAAAAAGGTAGCGGTGGCTCCACAGAAGATAAAATCATTAGTGCTATCTAAAGGGATTTTTTTGACAACAGATGTAATAAAATTGGCAGTGGATAATAATATTGATATAGTGATTGTTGATGATTTTGGAAATCCGTATGGAAGATTTTGGCAAAGTAAATTTGGTTCAACAGCTAATATTAGAAGAAAACAGTTGGAAATATTTGGGACTCAAAAGGGAATTGAATTGGCAAAACAGATATTGATACAGAAAATTAAAAATTGTGCAGAACATTTGGAAGATTTGAAGATAAAAAGAGAAGCGAAAAAAGCATTTTTGGATAAACAAATAAAAGAAATGAAAAGATATATTTATCAAATAAAATTAGTAGAAGGAAATGTTAGTGAAAAAAGAGGGACTTTGATGGGGTACGAAGGAAATGCAGCAAAAATATACTACCAAACATTGTCGGAATTGATACCAGAAGGATTTAAATTTGAAAAAAGAAGTATGCACCCTGCGGAAGATGAATTTAATGCAATGTTAAACTATGCTTTTGGAATATTGTACAGTAAAGTTGAAAAAGCTTGTATTATTGCGGGACTTGATCCTTATGTCGGAATAATTCATACAGATAATTATGGAAAAAAATCGCTTGTTTTTGATTTAATAGAAAGTTACAGACATTTAGCTAGTAGAACGGTATTTTCACTTTTTACACAAAAAAGAGTTCAAAAATATTTTTTCAAAAGAGAAGGAAATAGTGTTATGTTGGTAGGCGATGGAAAAAAAGTTTTGGTTGAGAGTTTTTATAACAGATTGGAAAAAAAGGTGCGTTACAATAACAGAAATATTTCAAGTTTAGATAAGTTACAGTTTGAATGCCACGAATTAGCAAATTTTTTGATATCAAAGTAA
- a CDS encoding EcsC family protein — MLEREMMNLLENCYNKALEGVLPRERTVVELVEDYLAKSSSREKAIDNLIGYQTVLCGTNGFITGLGGLLVLPVAIPTNVAGVIYVQLRMIAAIAHINGYDIYSDQVRTIAYTGLTGSSAANILKNVGIKISEKVAVNALKRVPGAILIKINQQVGFRLVTKFGQKGLVNVIKMMPLVGGVVGGVFDTGMTLTIGNIAKKVFSE, encoded by the coding sequence ATGTTGGAAAGAGAAATGATGAACTTGCTGGAAAACTGCTATAATAAAGCACTGGAAGGGGTATTACCTAGAGAAAGAACAGTTGTGGAGCTGGTAGAAGATTATTTAGCAAAAAGCAGCAGTAGAGAAAAAGCAATAGACAATTTAATAGGATATCAAACAGTATTGTGTGGAACAAATGGATTTATAACAGGATTAGGTGGATTATTAGTATTACCAGTGGCAATACCAACAAATGTAGCAGGTGTGATTTATGTACAATTAAGAATGATAGCAGCAATAGCACACATAAATGGGTATGATATTTACAGCGATCAAGTAAGAACAATAGCTTATACGGGTTTAACAGGAAGTTCAGCAGCAAATATATTAAAAAATGTGGGAATAAAAATTAGTGAAAAAGTGGCAGTTAATGCGTTAAAAAGAGTTCCAGGAGCAATATTGATAAAAATAAATCAACAAGTGGGATTCAGATTAGTTACAAAATTTGGACAAAAAGGTTTGGTGAATGTCATAAAAATGATGCCATTAGTAGGCGGAGTAGTAGGTGGAGTATTTGACACAGGGATGACATTAACGATAGGGAATATAGCAAAAAAAGTATTTTCGGAATAG
- a CDS encoding anaerobic ribonucleoside-triphosphate reductase produces MRVNQANANTNAAYRILKNEEFKNQLHEERYIHIHDKEYTGVSYNCIGIELREKLNELKKNLGEIEIDEALDYVFQVIVSLTNDQSGGIGFINIDSDLAEFVQEISEEKLITKIRRLYKNLNLPLRNGYEKAYVSFNLGLDTSENGRKVTRCFLKAFEHGEVLNGLPFVFPNIIFKVKKGINFDFGDKNYDLFSLAARVTGKRMNPTYFNCDSILVKDINEKKVGIMGCRTLVARNVNGEEGALKRGNIASISINLPKIARESMDLDDFYKKLSEICDKSKDILIQKYEALCKLEIDNFKYILENNFYENSETSIENNNMKNSFKNGTLSIGFIGLFDCVSYLMNEKISLEMIENNLELSKGILKFIRELTDEWTKKYSLNFSVLATPGEGISGRFCEDEETKEFYTNSFHIPVYLDLDAFKKLELESKFVEYCNGGSISYVEFSTPVLNNSEAIMDVIKYGILNGVIYLGINFPLDYCGNCKTTGIFEEKCSCCGSAEIKKLRRVSGYLSYKETLKGGKKAEEKLRKSHFKCE; encoded by the coding sequence ATGAGAGTTAATCAAGCAAACGCAAATACAAATGCGGCATACAGAATTTTGAAAAATGAGGAATTTAAAAATCAATTACATGAGGAAAGATACATTCATATTCATGACAAGGAATATACAGGAGTTTCGTACAATTGTATTGGGATTGAGTTAAGAGAAAAATTGAATGAATTGAAAAAAAATTTAGGCGAAATCGAAATTGATGAGGCATTAGACTATGTTTTTCAAGTTATTGTGAGCTTAACGAATGATCAGTCAGGTGGAATAGGATTTATTAATATTGACAGTGATTTGGCGGAGTTTGTACAAGAAATTTCTGAAGAAAAATTAATAACAAAAATTAGAAGATTGTATAAAAATTTGAATTTACCGTTGAGAAATGGTTATGAAAAGGCATATGTTTCGTTTAATTTGGGATTAGATACGAGTGAAAATGGCAGAAAAGTAACTAGATGTTTTTTGAAAGCGTTTGAACACGGTGAAGTTTTGAATGGATTGCCTTTTGTTTTTCCAAATATAATTTTTAAAGTGAAAAAAGGGATTAATTTTGATTTCGGTGACAAAAATTATGATTTATTTTCATTAGCGGCAAGAGTAACAGGGAAGAGAATGAATCCGACGTATTTTAATTGTGACAGTATCCTGGTAAAAGATATTAATGAGAAAAAAGTCGGAATAATGGGATGTAGAACATTGGTAGCAAGAAATGTGAATGGAGAAGAGGGAGCATTAAAAAGAGGAAATATTGCATCAATTTCAATAAATTTACCAAAAATTGCACGAGAAAGTATGGATTTAGATGATTTTTATAAAAAATTGAGTGAAATTTGCGATAAATCAAAAGATATTTTAATCCAAAAATATGAAGCGTTATGTAAATTGGAAATTGATAACTTTAAATATATTTTAGAAAATAATTTTTATGAAAATTCCGAAACATCAATAGAGAATAATAATATGAAAAATAGTTTTAAAAATGGAACACTTTCAATTGGTTTTATTGGTTTATTCGATTGTGTAAGTTATTTGATGAATGAAAAAATATCATTGGAAATGATTGAGAATAATTTAGAATTATCAAAGGGAATATTAAAATTTATACGAGAATTGACAGATGAATGGACAAAAAAATACAGTTTGAATTTTTCAGTATTGGCAACTCCAGGTGAAGGAATTAGTGGAAGATTTTGTGAAGATGAAGAAACTAAAGAATTTTATACTAACTCATTTCATATTCCAGTTTACTTAGATTTAGACGCATTTAAAAAATTAGAATTAGAATCAAAATTTGTTGAATACTGTAATGGTGGTTCAATTTCGTATGTTGAATTTTCTACACCTGTATTAAATAATAGTGAAGCAATTATGGATGTTATAAAATATGGAATTTTAAATGGAGTAATTTATTTAGGAATAAATTTCCCGTTAGATTATTGTGGAAATTGTAAAACTACTGGAATATTTGAAGAAAAATGCAGCTGCTGTGGAAGCGCTGAAATAAAAAAATTGAGAAGAGTATCGGGATATTTGTCATATAAAGAGACATTAAAAGGCGGGAAAAAGGCAGAAGAAAAATTAAGAAAATCTCATTTTAAATGTGAATGA
- a CDS encoding 4Fe-4S cluster-binding domain-containing protein: MKVKIASIKKSRYEDIPGIRTTIFFQDCNVKCRGCHNERIQDIRYGKEHEVKDLCEKILAYNLPVKKITISGGEPMMQKEALEEFINELVQEEF; encoded by the coding sequence ATGAAAGTAAAAATTGCATCCATTAAGAAAAGCAGATATGAAGATATACCTGGAATTAGAACAACAATATTTTTTCAAGATTGTAATGTAAAATGTAGAGGTTGTCACAATGAAAGAATACAAGATATACGATACGGAAAAGAGCATGAAGTAAAAGATTTATGTGAAAAAATATTAGCGTATAATTTGCCAGTAAAAAAAATTACTATTTCGGGTGGAGAGCCTATGATGCAAAAAGAAGCCTTAGAAGAATTTATTAATGAACTTGTACAAGAAGAATTTTGA
- a CDS encoding TM1812 family CRISPR-associated protein, whose translation MESNILIMSLSNNLEENIKRAKKNKKEYRWKDKKFNLEKYEYLTKVYLEKLKPNKIVVFGTQQSSWNYLYNLLNEYFYSEDKKIIFEESKQNDIGYIKKEFEKKFLDKCKIFFVESKNNFDNQNIASDLIFQIEEIKNILDEQSRSKIYVDITGGLRIMYMSLVSIINILKMYYSQLNLKVLYSQNDINTDYFQIIDITNVLEKLDFVDAVSSFTKYGSIDKLREIGNRDLLNKLDEFYIKLQFNLKGIDDIYKKITKINLKNEYENILKEKIKEVKSLKNEKYHNKVKNYGLEIVNKYESDNKKYKNLKDKRDKIVHPLNKSGKYIENNDEYRNSSKRKILIWNLGSGESGKGYEKIFYEYLDNEGKKEIIETQYTFEPYIEDYNQIYIFGLETGKWDILTENFKNKGIMLPNEKIKYVQIDNFGDVDELYLKIKNEIEVKKREIIEIDMDITHSFRDIPFNLLTSLRLFELLNDNVIIHSIYYGERILNSEYGSIYKIPILKIINLYKSIAEFKDYTKYTNALENTKMIDEKLSKIMRKISEAYTYNEYKKIIEISKEFEKINNKELDLINKKVYEIIEVKLIKNETYEELIKFVRKQKDSKNYALALFFLIDIYKYKIFKIDSKEKSENFYKKVEKLKTKNIDNKIDELINSINKLNEIRNDAGHINTRERNDTTYCSNLLNNVIEIMNKFTLQDIEKYSKKYGKIK comes from the coding sequence ATGGAAAGTAATATTTTAATTATGTCTTTATCAAATAATCTTGAAGAGAACATAAAAAGAGCAAAGAAAAATAAGAAAGAATATAGATGGAAAGATAAAAAATTTAATTTAGAAAAATATGAATACTTAACAAAGGTTTATTTAGAAAAATTAAAACCAAATAAAATAGTAGTTTTTGGAACACAACAAAGCAGTTGGAATTATTTGTATAATTTGCTGAATGAATATTTTTACTCTGAAGATAAAAAAATTATATTTGAAGAAAGTAAACAAAATGATATTGGGTACATAAAAAAAGAATTTGAAAAGAAATTTTTAGATAAGTGTAAAATATTTTTTGTTGAAAGTAAAAATAATTTTGATAATCAGAATATTGCTTCTGATTTAATTTTTCAGATAGAAGAAATAAAAAATATATTAGATGAACAAAGCAGAAGTAAAATTTATGTTGATATAACAGGTGGTCTTAGAATAATGTATATGTCATTAGTTTCAATCATCAATATTTTAAAAATGTATTATAGTCAATTGAATTTAAAAGTGCTGTATTCCCAAAATGATATAAATACAGATTATTTTCAAATAATTGATATAACAAATGTGCTAGAAAAATTGGATTTTGTAGACGCTGTTAGTTCTTTTACAAAATATGGAAGTATTGATAAATTAAGAGAAATTGGGAATAGGGATTTATTGAATAAACTAGATGAATTTTATATTAAATTACAATTTAATTTAAAAGGTATTGATGATATTTATAAAAAAATAACTAAAATAAATTTAAAAAATGAATATGAAAATATTTTAAAAGAAAAAATTAAAGAAGTAAAATCACTAAAGAATGAAAAATATCATAATAAAGTAAAAAATTATGGCTTAGAAATAGTGAATAAGTATGAAAGTGATAATAAAAAATATAAAAATTTAAAGGATAAAAGAGATAAAATTGTTCATCCTTTAAATAAATCAGGGAAATATATAGAAAATAACGATGAATATAGAAATTCATCAAAAAGAAAAATATTGATTTGGAATTTAGGGTCAGGTGAATCAGGAAAAGGATATGAAAAAATATTTTATGAGTATTTAGATAACGAAGGAAAAAAAGAAATTATAGAAACACAATACACATTTGAGCCTTACATAGAGGATTATAATCAAATTTATATTTTTGGACTTGAAACAGGGAAATGGGATATTTTAACAGAAAATTTTAAAAATAAAGGTATAATGTTACCAAATGAAAAAATAAAATATGTTCAAATTGATAATTTTGGAGATGTAGACGAGTTATATTTAAAAATAAAAAATGAAATAGAAGTAAAAAAACGAGAAATAATAGAAATAGATATGGATATTACCCATTCATTTAGAGATATTCCATTTAATTTATTGACTTCGTTGAGATTGTTTGAATTATTAAATGATAATGTTATCATTCATTCGATTTATTATGGAGAAAGAATATTAAACTCGGAGTATGGAAGTATTTATAAAATACCTATTTTAAAAATAATTAATTTGTATAAATCAATAGCAGAATTTAAAGATTATACAAAATATACAAATGCTTTAGAAAATACTAAAATGATAGATGAAAAATTATCAAAAATTATGAGAAAAATTTCAGAAGCATATACATATAATGAATATAAAAAGATTATAGAGATATCTAAAGAATTTGAAAAAATAAATAATAAAGAACTAGATTTAATAAATAAAAAAGTATATGAAATTATAGAAGTAAAATTAATAAAAAATGAAACATATGAAGAATTAATAAAATTTGTGAGAAAACAAAAAGATTCTAAAAATTATGCACTGGCACTGTTCTTTTTGATTGATATTTATAAATATAAAATTTTTAAAATCGATTCGAAAGAAAAAAGTGAAAATTTTTATAAAAAAGTGGAAAAACTAAAAACTAAGAATATTGACAATAAAATAGATGAATTAATAAATTCTATAAATAAATTGAATGAAATAAGAAATGATGCAGGACATATTAACACTAGAGAAAGAAATGATACAACATATTGCTCAAATTTATTAAATAACGTAATAGAAATTATGAATAAATTTACGTTACAAGACATTGAAAAATATTCAAAAAAATACGGTAAAATAAAATAA
- the csx20 gene encoding CRISPR-associated protein Csx20, which yields MKKKEKKVLLVFSHQLTENQKKELVEEYKVKEIKNLPEELQNMWSNVSIKKNYKENLEKIKKFIKENFNKDDIILIQGNWGYTYNLVKWSIENELIPVYSYTERNVEEIKEGEIVKKISYFEHVKFVKYE from the coding sequence ATGAAAAAAAAAGAAAAAAAGGTACTATTAGTATTTTCGCATCAATTAACAGAGAATCAGAAAAAAGAATTGGTTGAAGAATACAAAGTAAAAGAAATTAAAAATTTACCTGAAGAATTACAGAATATGTGGTCAAATGTATCAATAAAGAAAAATTATAAAGAAAATTTGGAAAAAATAAAAAAATTTATTAAAGAAAATTTTAACAAAGATGATATAATTCTGATTCAAGGTAACTGGGGATATACATATAATCTTGTAAAATGGTCAATAGAAAATGAATTAATTCCTGTATATAGTTATACTGAAAGAAATGTTGAAGAAATAAAAGAAGGTGAAATTGTAAAAAAGATAAGTTATTTTGAGCATGTAAAGTTTGTAAAATATGAATAG